The following are encoded together in the Parabacteroides chongii genome:
- a CDS encoding ATP-binding protein, translated as METMPIRKFPIGVQDFTKLREADFLYVDKTALVYRLAVTGAQIFLSRPRRFGKSLLLSTLEAYFLGRKEVFKGLAMERLEKDWTVHPVLLLSLNAQFYEDKRSLEQVFEGHFIEWEKKYGATDKELGYAGRFMQIIRQANEKTGQKVVVLIDEYDKPLLRSLTDDSLHRLYREMLTGFYTVLKDADRYLRFVFITGVTKFSQLGVFSNLNQLKDISMVPEYALICGLTHEEIEQNFQPDLAALGEMNGLTYEQTMNELTRRYDGYYFSEFQSEGLYNPFSLLNALDQKRFSNFWFATGTPTALVEMLQKTDYDLRQLDGMEVPAAMLTDYRMDFKNPIPVIYQSGYLTIKGYDADLNYYILGYPNAEVKYGWLNFIAPFYTPVSSLETPFYIGKFTRELRDGDVEAFMTRLRAFFAGVPYELNDQTERHYQVIFYLVFKLLGQFVETEVRSAFGRADAVVKTTDRIYVFEFKLNGSLDEALSQIDDKGYLIPYTADGRQLVKVGASFDPATRNIGEWKAVSC; from the coding sequence ATGGAAACGATGCCGATCAGAAAATTCCCTATCGGGGTACAGGACTTCACCAAACTGCGTGAAGCTGATTTCTTATATGTGGATAAAACAGCGTTGGTATACCGTTTGGCGGTTACCGGGGCACAGATATTTCTGAGCCGTCCGCGTCGTTTCGGTAAAAGCCTGCTGCTTTCCACCCTCGAAGCCTACTTCCTTGGAAGGAAAGAGGTGTTTAAAGGACTGGCTATGGAACGGCTCGAAAAGGACTGGACGGTACATCCGGTGTTGCTGTTGAGTCTTAATGCCCAGTTTTATGAAGATAAGCGAAGCCTGGAACAGGTGTTTGAAGGTCATTTTATCGAGTGGGAAAAAAAGTATGGTGCCACCGATAAAGAACTGGGGTATGCCGGGCGGTTTATGCAGATTATCCGGCAGGCGAACGAAAAGACCGGGCAGAAAGTAGTCGTTCTTATCGATGAATACGATAAACCTCTGCTCCGTAGCCTGACCGACGACAGCCTGCACCGTCTTTACCGCGAGATGCTGACCGGCTTCTATACCGTATTGAAGGATGCCGACCGCTACCTGCGCTTTGTCTTCATTACCGGCGTGACTAAGTTCTCACAACTAGGTGTGTTCAGCAATCTCAACCAGTTGAAAGATATCAGTATGGTTCCCGAATATGCTTTGATCTGTGGTCTTACCCACGAAGAGATCGAGCAGAACTTCCAGCCCGACCTGGCCGCATTGGGAGAAATGAATGGGTTGACCTATGAGCAGACAATGAATGAACTGACTCGTCGGTACGACGGGTATTATTTTTCCGAGTTTCAGAGTGAAGGTCTTTATAACCCCTTCAGCTTGCTAAACGCACTTGACCAAAAAAGGTTTAGCAACTTTTGGTTTGCCACCGGTACTCCTACCGCCCTGGTAGAGATGTTGCAGAAAACCGACTACGATTTGCGCCAACTGGACGGAATGGAAGTACCCGCCGCCATGTTGACCGACTACCGGATGGATTTCAAAAACCCGATACCGGTAATTTATCAGAGCGGTTATCTGACAATAAAAGGATATGATGCTGATTTGAATTACTATATATTGGGCTACCCAAACGCCGAAGTGAAATATGGCTGGTTGAACTTTATCGCTCCGTTCTATACTCCCGTATCGAGTTTGGAAACGCCTTTCTACATCGGTAAGTTCACAAGAGAACTACGCGATGGAGATGTTGAAGCCTTTATGACCCGTTTGCGTGCTTTCTTTGCAGGCGTACCTTATGAATTGAACGACCAGACGGAACGGCATTATCAAGTGATTTTCTATCTCGTGTTCAAATTGTTGGGACAGTTTGTTGAAACGGAGGTGCGCAGTGCTTTCGGGCGTGCCGATGCGGTGGTAAAAACAACCGACCGTATTTACGTATTCGAATTTAAGCTGAACGGCTCTTTAGATGAAGCCCTCAGTCAGATTGACGATAAGGGGTATCTGATTCCTTATACTGCCGATGGTCGCCAATTGGTGAAAGTGGGTGCTTCTTTCGATCCTGCCACCCGTAATATCGGAGAATGGAAAGCGGTTTCCTGCTGA
- the alaS gene encoding alanine--tRNA ligase yields MLTAKEIRESFKEFFASKQHQIVPSAPMVVKGDPTLMFTNAGMNQFKDIILGNVPIKYSRVADSQKCLRVSGKHNDLEEVGHDTYHHTMFEMLGNWSFGDYFKKEAIGWAWEYLVDVLKLDPKRLYATVFEGSPAEGLSRDDEAAGYWEQFLPKDHIINGNKHDNFWEMGDTGPCGPCSEIHIDLRSDEERAAKSGAEMVNKDHPQVIEIWNLVFMQFNRKADGSLEPLPAKVIDTGMGFERLCMSLQGKTSNYDTDVFQPIIQVIAGKTGTKYGENRQQDIAMRVIADHIRTIAFSITDGQLPSNAKAGYVIRRILRRAVRYGYTFLGRREAFMYSLLPVLIETMGDAYPELVAQKTLIEKVIKEEEESFLRTLETGIRLLDKKMEETKAAGKTVISGVDAFTLYDTYGFPLDLTELILRENGMEVNIEEFNAEMQKQKERARNAAAIETGDWVVLKEGEAKFVGYDLFECEAEILRYRKIKQKNKELFQIVLDQTPFYAEMGGQVGDTGWLIADDEKLDVIDTKRENNLPVHFVTRLPKDVTVTFTAKINEKKRIQCECNHSATHLLHEALREVLGTHVEQKGSFVSPEALRFDFSHFQKVTDEEIRQVEKLVSEKIRANFPLEEHRNMPIAQAQALGAMALFGEKYGEEVRVVKYGSSIELCGGTHIPATGMIGSLRVVAESSIAAGVRRIEAVTAEGAENYTFMLQDSMRELRALFNNVPNLAQTIRKSIEENAELKKQVGDYVKEKVATLKKELIAKAVERHGVKVVVYRGEANVDAIKDLAFQIKGESNTDEKVCFVAGIKDGAKCALMVMLSEPLVADGLDASKLVKDAAKLIQGGGGGQAHFATAGGKNSDGLAQAVDRILEAADLK; encoded by the coding sequence ATGTTGACAGCAAAAGAAATCCGTGAATCGTTTAAAGAGTTCTTCGCTTCCAAGCAGCACCAGATTGTACCGTCTGCTCCAATGGTAGTGAAGGGTGACCCGACATTGATGTTCACCAATGCGGGCATGAACCAGTTTAAAGATATAATCCTGGGAAATGTACCTATTAAGTATTCTCGCGTCGCGGACTCGCAGAAATGTCTTCGTGTAAGCGGAAAGCATAACGACCTAGAAGAGGTAGGACACGATACCTATCATCACACCATGTTTGAAATGTTGGGAAACTGGTCGTTCGGTGATTATTTCAAGAAGGAAGCGATCGGATGGGCATGGGAATATCTGGTAGATGTTCTGAAGCTGGACCCGAAACGTTTGTATGCAACTGTATTTGAAGGAAGTCCCGCCGAAGGTTTGTCGCGTGACGATGAAGCTGCCGGATACTGGGAGCAGTTCCTGCCGAAGGATCATATCATCAACGGTAACAAACATGATAATTTTTGGGAAATGGGTGATACCGGTCCTTGCGGTCCCTGCTCTGAAATCCATATAGACCTCCGTTCGGACGAAGAACGTGCTGCCAAGAGCGGTGCCGAAATGGTCAACAAAGATCATCCGCAGGTGATCGAGATTTGGAACCTGGTGTTCATGCAGTTCAACCGTAAAGCGGACGGTTCGCTGGAACCGCTGCCTGCCAAGGTGATCGATACAGGTATGGGATTCGAACGTCTGTGTATGTCCCTGCAGGGTAAGACTTCCAATTACGATACCGATGTCTTCCAGCCGATCATCCAGGTCATTGCCGGAAAGACCGGAACAAAATATGGCGAGAACAGACAACAGGATATCGCTATGCGTGTGATTGCCGACCATATCCGTACGATCGCATTCTCTATCACAGACGGTCAGTTGCCGTCGAATGCCAAAGCCGGTTATGTGATCCGTCGTATCCTGCGCCGTGCCGTTCGTTACGGTTATACCTTCCTCGGTCGCCGCGAAGCATTTATGTACAGCTTGCTGCCTGTCCTGATCGAAACGATGGGAGATGCTTATCCTGAACTGGTTGCCCAAAAGACGCTGATCGAGAAAGTGATCAAGGAAGAAGAAGAATCATTCCTGCGCACTCTGGAAACAGGTATCCGTCTGCTGGATAAGAAAATGGAAGAAACAAAGGCTGCCGGTAAAACCGTTATCAGCGGTGTGGATGCCTTTACATTATATGATACTTACGGATTCCCGTTGGACCTGACTGAACTGATCCTGCGTGAAAACGGTATGGAGGTAAATATCGAAGAGTTCAATGCCGAAATGCAGAAACAGAAAGAACGTGCCCGCAATGCTGCCGCTATCGAGACAGGCGACTGGGTGGTTCTGAAAGAAGGTGAAGCCAAGTTCGTTGGTTACGACCTGTTCGAATGTGAAGCCGAGATCCTGCGTTACCGTAAGATCAAACAGAAGAATAAAGAACTTTTCCAGATCGTCCTGGACCAGACTCCGTTCTATGCAGAGATGGGCGGACAGGTCGGTGATACCGGATGGTTGATCGCTGACGATGAGAAACTGGATGTAATAGATACCAAGCGTGAAAACAACCTGCCGGTACATTTCGTCACTCGCTTGCCGAAAGATGTAACGGTTACGTTTACGGCTAAGATCAATGAAAAGAAACGTATCCAGTGTGAATGCAATCACTCGGCTACCCACTTGTTGCACGAAGCTTTGCGTGAAGTGCTGGGAACACATGTCGAACAGAAAGGTTCTTTCGTTTCTCCCGAAGCCCTTCGTTTCGACTTCTCTCACTTCCAGAAAGTGACCGACGAGGAGATCCGTCAGGTAGAAAAGCTGGTGAGTGAAAAGATCCGTGCCAACTTCCCGCTGGAAGAGCACCGCAATATGCCGATCGCACAGGCTCAGGCTTTGGGTGCTATGGCTCTGTTCGGTGAAAAGTATGGCGAAGAAGTACGTGTGGTTAAATACGGTTCTTCTATCGAGTTGTGCGGTGGTACGCATATCCCGGCAACCGGTATGATCGGTTCATTGCGTGTAGTGGCAGAAAGTTCCATTGCAGCAGGTGTTCGCCGTATCGAAGCGGTGACGGCCGAAGGTGCAGAGAACTATACATTCATGTTACAGGATTCAATGCGTGAACTGCGTGCTTTATTTAATAATGTACCTAACCTGGCGCAGACGATCCGCAAATCTATCGAAGAAAATGCGGAACTGAAAAAACAGGTGGGCGATTATGTGAAGGAAAAAGTCGCTACGTTGAAGAAAGAACTGATTGCGAAAGCGGTAGAACGTCACGGTGTGAAAGTGGTTGTCTACCGTGGCGAAGCCAATGTGGATGCGATCAAGGACCTGGCATTCCAGATCAAGGGCGAAAGCAATACGGATGAAAAAGTATGCTTCGTAGCCGGAATTAAGGACGGTGCCAAATGTGCTTTGATGGTTATGTTGAGCGAACCGCTCGTAGCCGATGGCTTGGATGCAAGCAAGTTAGTGAAAGATGCTGCCAAACTGATCCAGGGCGGCGGTGGTGGCCAGGCTCACTTCGCAACTGCCGGAGGTAAAAATTCGGATGGTTTGGCTCAGGCTGTCGACCGGATACTGGAAGCGGCTGATTTGAAGTAA
- a CDS encoding DUF3127 domain-containing protein → MEITGKIIAVLPVQGGTSKNGNEWKKQEYVLETHDQYPKKVCFQIFGADRIEQAAIQPGEELTVSFDIDSREYQGRWFTNINAWKVDRPMTMAPQSAPGAMTPDNFAPASAPTAPAAPDFGPANPIDDLPF, encoded by the coding sequence ATGGAAATTACGGGAAAGATTATTGCCGTACTGCCAGTACAGGGCGGCACAAGTAAAAACGGAAACGAGTGGAAAAAACAGGAGTACGTATTAGAAACACATGACCAATACCCTAAGAAAGTTTGCTTCCAGATCTTCGGTGCCGACCGCATCGAACAGGCAGCGATACAACCCGGAGAAGAATTGACCGTATCATTCGATATAGATAGCCGTGAATATCAGGGACGTTGGTTCACAAATATCAACGCATGGAAGGTAGACCGTCCGATGACGATGGCTCCTCAGTCTGCACCGGGTGCTATGACTCCGGATAATTTTGCACCGGCTTCTGCACCGACAGCACCGGCTGCTCCTGATTTCGGTCCGGCTAATCCGATCGACGACCTGCCATTTTAG
- a CDS encoding M23 family metallopeptidase produces the protein MKLFKTRKTYYLYNPNTLSYERVYPSAKDRFFIVLRHLSIGAAIGIGVFFILMYTIDSPVESLLKKENKLLQTQYEVLSLRLTNALDVLDDIQQRDENLYRAIFQAESIPESVRKSGFGGTNRYEHLMSLPNPELVVSTAQKMDMLSKQLYIQSNSLEELIKLGKNQEERSRCIPAIQPISNKDLRRTASGYGVRIDPIYRTPRFHSGMDFSAKVGTEIYATGDGVVTFAAWKQGYGNCLMIDHGYGFQTLYGHMSKFKKRVGQKVTRGEVIGEVGNTGKSTGPHLHYEVIVRGKHDNPSRYYYMDLTPEEYDRMIQIAENHGQVMD, from the coding sequence ATGAAACTGTTTAAAACAAGAAAAACATATTACTTATATAACCCGAACACGCTCAGTTACGAGCGCGTTTACCCCTCCGCCAAAGACCGTTTCTTCATTGTGCTCCGTCATTTGAGTATCGGTGCGGCAATCGGTATCGGTGTCTTTTTTATCCTGATGTACACGATCGACTCGCCGGTCGAATCGCTGCTGAAGAAAGAGAACAAACTGCTGCAAACCCAATACGAAGTACTCTCCCTGCGTCTGACGAATGCCTTGGATGTCCTGGACGACATCCAGCAACGCGATGAAAATCTGTATCGCGCAATCTTCCAGGCGGAATCCATTCCGGAATCGGTGCGCAAGTCCGGTTTCGGAGGAACCAACCGTTACGAACATCTGATGAGCCTGCCTAACCCGGAACTGGTAGTCTCTACCGCACAGAAGATGGATATGCTGTCCAAGCAGCTATATATACAGTCCAACTCCCTGGAGGAGCTGATCAAGCTGGGAAAGAACCAGGAAGAACGCAGCCGGTGTATACCTGCCATACAGCCCATATCCAATAAGGACCTGCGCCGTACGGCTTCCGGTTACGGGGTGCGTATCGACCCGATCTACCGGACCCCCCGTTTCCACTCGGGGATGGACTTCTCTGCCAAAGTCGGAACGGAGATTTATGCGACCGGTGACGGCGTGGTTACTTTTGCCGCCTGGAAACAAGGGTATGGTAACTGTCTGATGATCGATCACGGCTACGGATTCCAGACACTTTACGGACACATGAGCAAATTCAAAAAACGTGTCGGCCAGAAGGTGACGCGCGGAGAAGTGATCGGTGAAGTCGGAAATACCGGAAAATCAACCGGTCCACACCTGCATTACGAAGTGATAGTACGTGGCAAACATGATAACCCGTCCAGATATTACTATATGGATCTTACTCCGGAAGAATACGACCGTATGATCCAGATCGCAGAAAACCATGGACAGGTAATGGATTAA
- a CDS encoding MerR family transcriptional regulator, whose product MALNKDKNLKLYFSISEVAQMFDVNESTLRFWEKEFDIIRPRKTAKGTRFYKQEDIDAVRLIFHLVKERGMTLAGARQKLKDNRETTIRQEEIVNKLKQIKEELLSMKAAFDALDPSEIPQEEKI is encoded by the coding sequence ATGGCATTAAATAAAGATAAAAATCTGAAGCTGTATTTCTCCATCAGCGAGGTGGCACAGATGTTCGACGTGAACGAATCGACCCTGCGCTTTTGGGAAAAAGAATTTGATATTATCCGCCCGCGCAAGACGGCCAAAGGAACCCGTTTCTACAAGCAGGAAGATATCGACGCGGTACGTCTGATCTTCCATCTAGTCAAGGAACGGGGCATGACGCTGGCGGGTGCCCGGCAAAAACTGAAAGATAACAGGGAGACAACGATCCGGCAGGAAGAGATTGTCAATAAACTGAAACAAATAAAGGAAGAACTATTGTCGATGAAAGCCGCGTTCGATGCCCTCGACCCTTCCGAAATCCCCCAGGAAGAGAAAATCTAA